In Candidatus Dormiibacterota bacterium, one DNA window encodes the following:
- a CDS encoding PAS domain-containing protein, protein MDDKELLERIEALGADEIDALPVGVITLDLQGKIRRYNRLEAELARLDQKSQLGKDFFLDVAPCTANPDFQGRFTELVAKPSGVINFDYIFRFSWGHQRVHITFVRKAGRDDVDVLVTRVSA, encoded by the coding sequence TGGGTGCGGACGAGATCGACGCGCTGCCCGTAGGTGTCATCACCTTGGACCTGCAGGGCAAAATTCGGCGGTACAATCGCCTTGAGGCCGAGTTGGCTCGCCTCGACCAGAAATCGCAACTCGGCAAAGATTTTTTCCTCGACGTGGCTCCGTGCACGGCCAACCCGGATTTTCAGGGTCGGTTCACGGAACTGGTCGCCAAGCCGAGCGGCGTGATCAACTTCGATTACATTTTCCGTTTCTCGTGGGGCCACCAGCGGGTCCACATCACCTTCGTGCGCAAGGCCGGCCGTGACGACGTCGACGTTTTGGTGACGCGCGTCAGCGCATAA